In Chlamydiota bacterium, one genomic interval encodes:
- a CDS encoding tetratricopeptide repeat protein has product MSVRTLRRARAAAAAGPGAAALILAALLPGIAAGAAIPAPPAGGGSASSRQPGVVAVPPSPPSPTPSVVPSPPPLETQGASTEFLLRWDRRYRLVDPEVDPSRRGASKDFARGIAELKKAILTGIPDEGMYYRLGYCYEKLGDLERALDAYRRAAPDEAPEGDGEFACALAYRLGLVLARMGKHAEAAAEFEKALACPALAAAARNNLGSCYRVLHLKRKAIDEFEAAAALDPRMAEAHLNLGITQAELGRTDAAVESLRRALGLDPRLRGAAYSLGVVLAARGDARGAEEALRAAAAAFPDDEKTHLALARLYLDSGRKEEARRAARSAFALMPVLRAENLDLDTALGGEAPAPAASPAPGREEDEELLGRARAAVAGGDRAEAERLFSALLRRNPSSAAACLGLAFLSEFSGSERYGAGFPEERCIGYYRRALEAQPGMSTAWFGLGNVYEKIGRHAEAADAFRRAGELSPEMRFAWYNLGVCYIRLGKREEAEAQFRRALALDPAFADARFQLGEVLASRRDYGGAIAEYEKVIDLVPSHADAHYSLARICHREAADSKAAAEHYRAYLELRPDAPDAAEVQGWIEEMEGGG; this is encoded by the coding sequence ATGAGTGTGCGCACCCTCCGCCGTGCGCGGGCCGCCGCGGCAGCAGGCCCGGGCGCGGCCGCCCTGATCCTCGCCGCCCTCCTGCCGGGCATCGCCGCGGGGGCGGCGATCCCCGCGCCGCCGGCGGGGGGCGGTTCCGCCTCTTCACGGCAACCGGGGGTCGTTGCCGTTCCGCCGTCACCGCCATCCCCGACGCCGTCCGTTGTCCCCTCCCCGCCGCCGCTCGAGACGCAGGGGGCGTCCACGGAGTTTCTTCTGCGCTGGGACCGGCGGTACCGGCTCGTGGATCCGGAGGTGGATCCGTCGCGCCGCGGCGCCTCGAAGGATTTCGCACGGGGGATCGCCGAGCTCAAGAAGGCGATCCTTACGGGCATCCCCGACGAGGGGATGTACTACCGTCTCGGCTACTGCTACGAGAAGCTGGGGGATCTCGAGCGGGCGCTGGACGCCTATCGGCGCGCCGCCCCGGACGAGGCGCCTGAAGGGGACGGAGAGTTCGCCTGCGCGCTCGCCTATCGGCTCGGTCTCGTGCTCGCTCGGATGGGGAAGCACGCGGAGGCGGCGGCGGAGTTCGAGAAGGCGCTCGCCTGTCCCGCCCTGGCCGCCGCCGCGCGCAACAACCTCGGCAGCTGCTACCGCGTCCTCCACCTGAAAAGGAAGGCGATCGATGAGTTCGAGGCCGCCGCGGCGCTCGATCCGCGGATGGCCGAGGCGCACCTGAACCTGGGCATCACGCAGGCCGAGCTGGGGCGGACCGATGCCGCCGTGGAATCGCTCCGCAGGGCGCTGGGGCTGGACCCCCGTCTTCGTGGCGCGGCATACAGTCTCGGCGTCGTGCTCGCCGCGCGGGGCGACGCACGGGGAGCGGAGGAGGCGCTGAGGGCGGCCGCCGCGGCGTTCCCTGACGACGAGAAGACGCACCTCGCCCTCGCGCGGCTCTACCTCGATTCCGGACGGAAGGAGGAGGCGCGGCGCGCCGCCCGCAGCGCCTTCGCCCTCATGCCGGTGCTGCGGGCCGAGAATCTCGACCTCGACACCGCCCTCGGCGGGGAGGCGCCCGCCCCGGCCGCATCCCCCGCCCCGGGGCGGGAGGAGGACGAGGAGCTCCTCGGGCGGGCGCGCGCCGCCGTCGCGGGGGGGGACCGGGCGGAGGCGGAGCGCCTCTTCTCGGCGCTGCTGAGGCGGAACCCGTCCTCCGCGGCCGCGTGCCTCGGCCTGGCGTTCCTCAGCGAGTTCTCCGGTTCCGAGCGCTACGGCGCGGGGTTCCCGGAGGAGCGGTGTATCGGCTACTACCGCAGGGCGCTGGAGGCGCAGCCGGGGATGAGCACGGCCTGGTTCGGCCTTGGGAATGTCTACGAAAAGATCGGCAGGCACGCGGAGGCCGCGGATGCGTTCCGGAGGGCGGGGGAGCTCTCCCCTGAGATGCGCTTCGCCTGGTACAACCTCGGCGTCTGCTACATCCGCCTCGGGAAGAGGGAGGAGGCGGAGGCGCAGTTCCGCAGGGCGCTCGCGCTCGACCCCGCGTTCGCCGACGCCCGCTTCCAGCTCGGCGAGGTCCTCGCGTCGCGTCGCGACTACGGGGGGGCCATCGCGGAGTACGAGAAGGTGATCGATCTCGTCCCCTCCCACGCGGATGCGCACTACAGCCTCGCGCGGATCTGCCACCGGGAGGCGGCCGATTCGAAAGCGGCCGCCGAGCATTACCGCGCCTACCTGGAGCTGCGGCCGGACGCGCCGGACGCGGCGGAGGTACAGGGCTGGATCGAGGAGATGGAAGGGGGGGGCTGA
- a CDS encoding DUF116 domain-containing protein, which translates to MGRSGIRRSRGRAGEEPERRATPVLYLSLTAAVSALLAAAAAGLWLLLAPHLAAWHPSAAAASWCALAALAAAWGAYIAVEGLSAGLGKDLLGRAPGVRRALLGACYPLCRAAGRLLGRSAEAVGASFIAYSNALAVRGAARPGGGGLLVLLPRCLQREGCAQAVSMDVRNCRRCGGCDLSNLVPLMERYGFQMAVATGGRLARALVRDLKPSGVIAVACERELLEGIAGIGGIPVLCIANRRPEGPCRNTRVDLEEFESAVRRLAER; encoded by the coding sequence ATGGGACGGAGCGGGATCCGGAGGAGTCGGGGGCGGGCCGGGGAGGAGCCGGAACGCCGGGCCACGCCGGTCCTGTACCTTTCCCTGACCGCCGCCGTCTCCGCGCTGCTCGCCGCGGCCGCCGCGGGCCTCTGGCTTCTGCTCGCCCCGCATCTCGCCGCATGGCACCCGTCCGCCGCGGCGGCCTCCTGGTGCGCGCTGGCGGCGCTCGCCGCCGCATGGGGCGCGTACATCGCCGTCGAGGGGCTCTCCGCCGGGCTTGGGAAGGACCTTCTGGGGCGGGCGCCCGGGGTCCGGCGGGCGCTCCTGGGCGCGTGCTACCCGCTTTGCCGCGCGGCGGGACGCCTCCTCGGCCGCTCCGCCGAAGCGGTCGGGGCCTCGTTCATCGCCTACAGCAACGCCCTGGCGGTCCGGGGGGCGGCGCGTCCGGGAGGCGGGGGCCTGCTCGTTCTTCTTCCCCGCTGCCTCCAGCGCGAGGGGTGCGCGCAGGCGGTCAGCATGGATGTGCGGAACTGCCGCCGGTGCGGCGGATGCGATCTCTCGAACCTCGTGCCCCTGATGGAGCGGTACGGGTTCCAAATGGCGGTCGCGACCGGCGGGCGGCTCGCGCGGGCGCTGGTGCGGGACCTGAAGCCGTCCGGGGTGATCGCGGTCGCCTGCGAGCGCGAACTGCTCGAGGGGATCGCGGGCATCGGGGGCATTCCGGTCCTCTGCATCGCCAATCGCAGGCCCGAGGGGCCGTGCAGGAACACGCGGGTGGACCTCGAGGAGTTCGAGTCGGCGGTGCGTCGTCTCGCGGAGAGGTGA
- a CDS encoding N-acetyltransferase, producing MNEVKGIEFVAGGAELLPRVRPLWEELNRHQRGLSTHFADRFAGFSFSFREAALLEKARRGAVRIELAVLPGVGDAAYCAGSVQSNGDGEIDSLFVDERFRGRGIGSELVRRALDWMDGEGALARSVVVAEGNERARAFYARFGFLPFSVTLARRDPARRG from the coding sequence GTGAACGAGGTGAAGGGGATCGAGTTCGTCGCGGGCGGCGCGGAGCTGCTGCCGCGCGTCCGGCCGCTCTGGGAGGAGCTCAATCGCCACCAGCGCGGGCTCTCGACGCACTTCGCGGACAGGTTCGCGGGATTCAGCTTCTCGTTCAGGGAGGCGGCGCTCCTCGAAAAGGCGCGCCGCGGCGCCGTGCGGATAGAGCTGGCCGTCCTCCCCGGAGTCGGGGACGCGGCCTACTGCGCCGGTTCCGTCCAGTCCAACGGGGACGGGGAGATCGACTCGCTCTTCGTCGACGAGCGATTCCGCGGGCGCGGGATCGGAAGCGAGCTCGTGCGGCGGGCGCTGGACTGGATGGACGGGGAGGGGGCGCTGGCGCGGTCGGTCGTCGTGGCGGAGGGAAACGAACGGGCGCGCGCCTTCTACGCGAGGTTCGGCTTCCTCCCGTTCAGCGTCACGCTCGCACGCAGGGATCCGGCGAGGCGCGGTTGA